One Flavobacterium sp. 90 DNA segment encodes these proteins:
- a CDS encoding amino acid permease has translation MSDSRKNQLQKSLGLSFNIAVLIGGTIGVGILRTPGSIASLLDNYWLIIASWLFGGLFVLIGANSYAELATMLPKAGGSYNYIKRAFGNYAGFLSGWFDYITNAIPPAFYCIVISEYIIILFPDLKNYSTEMAISLLIAFVLLHVSGVKNGSTIQQITSFLKVICFFALVVACFMYSGVKLAPIPKDNTAVQIGLLFGFFKSLQLIIGTYNGWNSVCFFAEENDDPGKNIPKSLYSGVLLVISIYILINVAFFYVLPVENVAKSNLAAADVANIIFGKNGAIIVTVISIFSLISILNAFMMIPPRILYGLSRDGFFIEKGTTVNKGGTPIVALLVSSLFSLFLICIGSFEVLFSFAAFTSIIVWGLAYCSLIKLRKSEPDLPRPYRSAWYPWTTIIAIVASLALLIGFIFSDPKSFIIILGITLISYPLFLVLKKRK, from the coding sequence ATGTCAGATTCCAGAAAAAACCAATTACAAAAAAGTCTCGGATTAAGTTTTAATATCGCTGTTTTGATTGGAGGAACAATTGGAGTTGGAATTTTAAGAACTCCCGGATCAATTGCATCCCTGTTAGACAATTACTGGCTTATTATTGCATCGTGGCTTTTTGGCGGATTATTTGTCTTAATTGGTGCAAATTCTTATGCAGAACTAGCTACAATGCTTCCCAAAGCCGGAGGATCTTACAATTATATCAAAAGAGCTTTTGGCAATTATGCAGGATTTCTTTCCGGCTGGTTTGATTATATTACCAATGCTATTCCGCCTGCTTTTTATTGTATTGTAATAAGTGAATATATTATAATTCTGTTTCCAGATCTTAAAAACTATTCGACAGAAATGGCAATTTCTCTCTTAATTGCCTTTGTTTTATTGCATGTAAGCGGCGTAAAAAACGGAAGCACAATCCAGCAAATTACCAGTTTCTTAAAAGTGATTTGCTTCTTTGCTTTAGTCGTTGCGTGTTTTATGTATTCAGGCGTAAAATTGGCTCCAATTCCAAAAGACAATACAGCGGTTCAAATTGGTTTATTATTTGGATTTTTCAAATCACTTCAACTTATCATCGGAACTTATAACGGCTGGAATAGCGTTTGCTTTTTTGCCGAAGAAAATGATGATCCAGGCAAGAATATTCCAAAGTCACTATATAGCGGTGTTCTACTGGTAATCTCAATTTATATTTTAATAAACGTTGCTTTCTTTTATGTTTTGCCTGTAGAAAATGTTGCAAAATCAAATTTGGCTGCAGCCGATGTTGCCAATATAATCTTCGGAAAAAACGGCGCAATTATCGTTACCGTAATTTCTATTTTCTCTTTGATTAGTATTCTGAATGCTTTTATGATGATTCCTCCAAGAATTCTATACGGATTAAGCCGCGATGGTTTTTTTATCGAAAAAGGAACAACTGTAAACAAAGGCGGAACTCCAATTGTGGCACTTTTAGTTTCATCATTATTCAGCTTATTTCTAATTTGTATTGGTTCATTTGAAGTCCTGTTTTCATTTGCAGCCTTCACTTCGATTATCGTTTGGGGATTAGCTTATTGTTCTCTTATAAAACTAAGAAAATCAGAACCGGATTTACCAAGACCTTATCGTTCTGCTTGGTATCCTTGGACAACTATTATTGCAATTGTAGCTTCTTTAGCCTTATTAATAGGTTTTATATTTAGTGATCCTAAAAGCTTTATCATTATTCTTGGTATTACTTTGATTTCTTATCCTTTGTTTTTGGTTTTGAAAAAAAGGAAGTAA